The stretch of DNA GATCTGAATAAAAAGAGTAGAAACAAGAAAATCAGATATGAGACGAAAAAAGGGGAAGTTCGATCAGGGTTACTATCTACTGAGTTGATTGATATCCATTCCGAACCGTGTTTGCTGGTGGTTTTGACCGATATCACGGACAGGGTTCACCTCGAGAATGAAATGTATCGATTGGATCGATTAAATTTAATCGGCGAGATGGCAGCAGGTATTGCCCATGAGATTCGAAACCCGATGACAACCGTTCAAGGATTTTTACAATTATCCAGAAATAAAGTCGGTAATCTATCTACTGATTTCATCGATCTAATGCTAGAGGAATTGAAAAGGGCAAACTCGATTATCACAGAATTTCTAAATCTAGCTAAAAATAAAATCAGTCTCAAAAAGAAGCAAAACTTGAACGCCATTATAGAAGCTTTATTTCCTTTGATTCAAGCGGAAGCATTACGTTCGAATAAACAGCTAAAGCTTGACCTAGCAAATTGTCCTGACATCTCGCTGGACGAAAAAGAAATACGCCAACTCATCTTAAATATTGCCTTAAATGGATTGGATGCCATGACTTCTAATGGGAATTTGACCATTAAAACCTATAAAGACAAAGAGACAGTGGTTCTGCAAATAAAAGATGAAGGCCAGGGAATCAACCAAGAAGTATTATCAAAATTGGGGACACCTTTCTTTACCACAAAGGAAACCGGAACAGGGTTGGGATTAGCCATTTGTTACAGTGTAGCCAAACGGCATGATGCCCAAATTGAAATTGAAACGGGTGATGAAGGGACCACTTTCTCTGTTCGATTTCAACTCATTCCCAGCGTAACCAACGTGTAGGTACATCCTTTAACACGAAAAGAGAGGGGGAAGGATGCCGTGTTAAAGAAAGGGAAAATGATTTTGGTTATTTGTGCTGTCATTTCTGTCATGGTTCTAGGTTTAATATCCGTAACACTAGCTGATAAAAAGCCGACTGTGGTCGTGGTGTTAAAAGCAGGAGACTCACAATATTGGAAAATTATGAAGGCCGGTATGGAAAAAGGGTTTAAAGACTTTGGGATTGATGGAAAAGTGATGGAACCAAGTGAAGCAACACCACAGGAACAGGTAGAATTATTAATGAAGACGTACAAAGAAAAGCCCGATCTTATCATAACGGCTCCATACAGTTCATCTGTTGGCCCGACATTAGAAACACTAACGGATATTCCCATTTTGCTAGTAGATACAGACCTTACCATTAAAAACAAAACTGCATATATCGGAACCGATAATGACGACTTAGGTAAAAAAGCAGGAGCCTTTTTAGCCTCCCAGCTGCAGCCAGGTGATAAGGTTGCTATTATAGGAGGTGATTTATCTTTCCCGGTGTTTAGGGAGCGGGTCGAAGGCGCTACCCATTCTTTACAAAATGCAGGAATCGAAATTGCTTTTACCAAAACAGGTATATCAGATGATCCCAAAGCCGTCCAAAAGGCGATCACAATGGTTTTGCGTGACCATCCTGATATAAAAGGTGTGGTGACCAGTCATGACACGATCGCCTTCCCGGTCATTACGGAGTTAAAGAAACAAGGACTCTCGATCCCTGTCATCGGACCGGATGGTCTTACCGATATGCTTGCGTTAATTGCAGACGAAACCCTCCCTGGTACCATGGCCCAAAACCCTTATGATATGGGATATTTGAGCGTTGAGACAGCCTTGAAAGTGCTAAAGGGAGAAAATGTGGAACCATTCGTGGACAGTGGTGTAGATATTATCATCAAAGAGAATGCACAACATCGATTGAATTTTTATGAAAAAATAGTGAAGTAGATCTGAAATAGTAATAAAATGAAGCACTTCTCATCTGAGAGGTGCTTCATCTATTTCCTTTACCAATGGAGTAATATCTTCGCCATCACAAATCACTTTTTCAAGTTTAACAGAGTATGGACTTTCTTTCTTAATCCATTTCCAAAAGTCATAAGCCACGTGCTCTCTCTTTTTGCTACCTACCCTAAACGATCCTCTACGCATGATTTTATTATCATTACATTCGTAATGGATGTGTATTGATACGTTCATCGTGAGTCATACCTACTTTCGTTGTGGATGGGATTCACTCTTTGAATAGAGTATCTTAATTAATAATGTAGTTGTCAATAAGCAGTTTTATCAAATAGAAAAAGTTTGACGATATGGGAGAGGCCCACCGATATTAAATAATACCGATATGTTATCATTTGTCTGTGAAAAGGGTTTACCTGAAGAAACTATTTCCAATACATACATGAATGCATGGAATAGAAGGGAAACTAAAAAGTGTATGGGGAGTGATGACTTACTTACTACGTATGATAGGAAAGGGTGGGGAAAAATATGAAGCTCATTTACGACCGACTGCTTGAATATGGTATGGACCCTGACCTTACGGATTTTCTTGCTGTGATGATTCTTATTCTTTTTATAGGGATTCTCTGTATCGTTACAAATTTTATCACGAAGAAAGTCGTACTAAGGGTCATCACGCACATTATTACCAATAACAAAATTGAGTGGGATAATGTGCTTTTGGAGAGAAAAGTTTTTCACAGGTTATCACATATTGTTCCGGCTATTATTGTCTATTACTTTTCTTCAACCTTTCCTGACTTTCAATCTGTGATTGAGAAAGGCGCGGTTATCTATATAATCATTGTCGGGTTAATGGTCACGAACAGCTTTTTGGAAGCATTTAATGATATTTACTTAACCTTCGAGATCTCTAAAATTAAGCCAATCAAGGGCTATATTCAGGTCATTCAAATCAGTATTTTTATTCTCGGAGGAATCGTCATTATTGCCAATTTGATGGGGGAGAGTCCTTTTATCCTTCTCAGCGGGATTGGTGCTTTATCAGCTGTTCTTCTGCTCGTGTTTAAAGATTCGCTGTTAGGACTTGTAGCCGGTATTCAATTAGCGGCCAATGATATGGTACGCGTCGGTGATTGGATTGAAATGCCTAAATATGATGCCGATGGAGACATCATTGATATCTCGTTGAATACGGTAAAAGTCCAAAACTTTGATAAAACGATCACGACCATCCCAAGTTATGCTCTTATTTCTGACTCTTTTAAAAACTGGCGAGGAATGCAAGTTTCTGGTGGACGACGAATTAAACGATCGTTGTTTATTGACACCAAAAGTATAAAGTTTTGCACCGAAGAAATGATTGAGAAATTCAAAACGATCCAATATCTTTCTGAGTACATCACTTCCAAAGAACAGGAAATTGCTGAATACAATACCAGGCATGAAATTAATCTGGATAATCCAGTGAATGGCCGAGCACTCACCAATATCGGTGTTTTCAGAGCGTACATGAACTACTATCTTCAACATCACCCAGGAATCAGTCAAGAAATGACCTTACTCGTAAGACAATTGGCGCCAACTGAAAATGGATTGCCACTAGAGATTTATGCCTTTACCAATGATATTCGCTGGGATGTGTATGAATCAATCCAATCCGATATCTTTGACCATCTCTTTGCCGTTGCACCGGAATTTGAGCTGCTTATCTTCCAGAATCCATCTGGGAATGACTTTCGAAATATGATGGAGGATTTTGGAGGGAAGATAAGGGGGCGAGGTACAGATAACTACTCATAGCAGTATTGCAATTGGAGATCAAAAGCACACTAAGAAAATACCCAAGTGAGTTCTTCTTCTAACTTGGGATATAATCTATTAAGTCTTATTTTAGTTATAGAGTAGAAATTGTTACAAATTCACTAAATACCTAGTAAATCAATCTTCGCACTTCATTGGGCGGAGATTTTTTGTTTTTAATTTTTATAGCCTTTGTATGGAAGGTGGATATTTTTGAATTTTTTAAATTGTGTCAAATAAGTCGTACAATTGGTAAAAAATTTTACAGTTTACATAGATGGCTCTTTGATAAACTTTAAATGGATTGAAAGCGTTATCAATCTTCTATTCTTTTTGGAGGTGTAAGGAGTTTATTCATTGGGCAACAGAATACTTAAAAGGGAGGAAAAGTAGTAGTGGTGAAAATAAGAAGCAATAAAGGTTTAAAAGCTACGTCGTCTATTCTATTAACAGCTTCGTTGTTATTTTCTGGTTTTCCAAATATGACAAATGCAAATGAAGTGAATCCAAGTTCGACTGCAGTCTCAATCTATGATTCTATTCAACCTGGAGTTGACTGGAGGGATACGGAAGGGAATTTAATTGAAGCACACGGTGGATCCGTTCAAAAACTTAATGAGAAAGAAATCGATTTTGATGTAGACGGGGATGGGAATTTAACGAAGGATTTCTGGTTCTGGTATGGTGAGGATAAGACAAGTGCCACTCGCCCCGTTGAGGGAGTCAAAGCCTATGTTTCTGAAGATTTGTATAATTGGAAAGACATGGGAACTGTGCTTCGTATGCACGACAAACTACCAGTTAACGTGAGTGAGAGTGGAACGGAACTTGAATACAATGCTGCTAGTTTAGCAGAATTAAAAGAGTGGGGGAACTTGACGGAACCTACTGCAGACGTAACTCAATCTCAAATCACCATGGCGAAAGACTTCCTAGAAGCGTATGTTACTAAATGGACTGAAAAAGAAAATAGAATTGCGGAAGAGTATGATGAAACAAATTTAAGATTGGCATTTGAAAATCTGTACGGCCGTTATAACATAACGGAACGTCCAAAAATGCTGTATAACAAACAAACTGGCAAATTTGTTATAGCCTACCATGCAGATGGTCCGACTTATCAAAATACTGATTTAGTTAAGTGGGTAAAAAACGGAGCAAGACCAAATGATCTCAACACTGGCAGTCGTTATGGGAAAGCATTAATGGCATTTGCCGAATCGGATACACCATTTGGTCCTTTTAAATTGGTTACTGCAACAAGAATGAACTGGACAGAAGGTGTGACTCCTTCTGATCGATATGGTGAATCACGGGATTATACGGTCTTTGTCGATTACGGTAAAGACGTAAATAATGACAGTGTTGATGACGCTTACGCTGTTTATTCTAGTGAAATGAATGCAGAGATGTATGTTTCATTACTAAATTCTGAGTATACGGGTCCAGCAGTTGCAGGTGGGGAAGCTGTTCCTGGAACGGATTACAACTATAGAGCCCTGCCTGACCAACATCGAGAAGCGTCCTCCGTGTTATATTATAATGGGTACTATTATATGTTAACTTCAGGAACAGATGGCTGGAATTCGACGAATGTCATTTACTATCGTTCAAAAACCATGATTCTTCCCGTTGGGGAAAAGTGGGAAAGGGTAGGAGATCCGTTTGCTAAAGCAGGTACAAAAGGCTATGACTCCCAACCGACAAGTATCATTACAGTAGATGCTGAAAAAGGTCAGTTCATCTATATGGGTGACCGATGGAGAATCAGCAGTAATGGTTCCGCCGGTCCAAACTCTCGATATGTTTGGCTGCCGATTCAAGTGAGTACGAACCATACAATTAATATTGAGTACTATGATCGTTGGAATCCAGCCTCTGAATGGTTATATTATAATGTCACAATCAATACGGAAATACCTGAAAAAGTGTTAGTAGGTGAAATTCCGAACCTACCAAGTACGGTGAATGTGACAACTACAAAAGATACTACCTTTGATACACCTGTAACATGGTCCTATAATCCTGAGGATTTCACAAAAAAAGGCAGTGCTGTTGTAGAAGCAACGTTCCCGGAAATAAGAAATAAAGTCGTTCGGTTGGAGATTCAAGTTGTTCCACCGCTAGATCTTGGGGAAGTAGAACTTAATAGTAATGTCTTCTTATATGGCAATCAGTATTCTCTAAGTACAAGCGTTGACAACAATACCGATTCTACTAAAACAGTGACGATAAGTGCTAATACTCCAAGTGGTTGGATAAGCACCCCAGTTACTGTACTGCTAGACAGTATGGAATCCAAAGAGGTTACGATCCCTGTAACCCCACCTAAGGTGGCGGAACCTGGGTTATTCAAATTGGCTGTTTCTGCCTCAGATGATAGTAATAAGATTGAAAAAGAAGTAGAAATTTTGGCGGTGCCAAAGGCAGAAGATTTACTTTATGCATTCGATGCCGGGACTGCTTCCAGTACTGTTTTTGAACAATTTAAAAGATTGTCACCGTTAGAAAAATGGGATACAGGAAAAGGATATGGATGGATTGGTACTGTACCTGATAGCCGAGATCGAGGAACAGTTGATGCTTTACGAAGAGATTTCATTGCTAATTTCAGCCCGGCAACACTAGGTCTCACTGTCCCTGCAGGATACCACACGGTTTATGTTTTATCTGGAGATCGACAGTACAGTCAAAATACGACCGTCATCTCTGTTGATGGAACGAAGGTGGCTGAAACAGGTGGAACGGCTGCTGGGGAATATAAAATGATGCCATTCGTTGTGAATGGCGGTGAATTTGGTAAAATCGTAGAGTTACAGTTTTCCGGTAATTCTAAAAATCACTGGATATTTAATTCTGTAATGGTCCTGGAGGGTATACCGACATCTGTAGATGAGATGATTTCACTTGTAGGTCGATATAAGTCAGAGGGTGAGTTTGCAAACAATGGTGTGGAACAATCTTTACAGGCTCATTTAAATTCAGTAAGCCATTTCGAGCAAAAAGGTGATTTGGAAAAAGCGGTACATCACTTGAACAACTTTAAACAAATGCTTGATCATCATAAAAAACAAGAGTTTATTTCAGAAAAAGCGTTTGGGATTCTTAATGCTAACGTTACGTACTTAGTTAAAAAGTGGAACTAGATAAATTAAAAAAGAAGACTGCTTCAAAAGTTCGCAATGATTGTGACTTTTTTGCAGTCTTCTTTTTCATTATCCTTTATTATTTCTAGATTGGATAATGTTTTTAATTGTCTTAAGTCAATATTTATTCAAGAATGGAGACTGTGAAGTTTGAGGGGAAACTGTCTAAAAAACTAACAAGAGGCTGCCGAGTCCCCCTGAACTGGGGTACTTGTAGTAGGTTTGACCAATGGCGTCCTCCACAGTCTTCAAAAATGTCCGTAGCCTGCGTGCCAGGCTAGCTGGGTTCGATTCCCAGGCAGTCCCGCCAACCTTAATATATAAGGATTTGTGAGTTTTTATCTTGAAGTTTAATTTTAGCTTTGAAAAATGTAAAATTATCTTCTTTGGTCACATTTTGGTAACAGTGGATATTTTTTAATAATTAAAATATGGTTATTTTATAAGCTGCTCAAATTGTTAGGCGGCTTCTTTATGCATATTCGGTATAAGTATCCATTGTTATTCCGATTGTTGAATGACCTAATCGTTCAGAGAAGGGGAGGGTTTTTAGTAATCGATCTACTTTTACTCGATTCTTTAAACCTTAATTCAACCTTTTTTACTTCTTGGAAAGTTTGTTTTACATTATTTCAAGATTATCAAAATCAATATCCTGCTAGTTTAGCCCAAGGAATTCTCCCATGCCGAGGAAATACTTAAAATACAAGTCATATTATGAACGCTTAACCACAATCAACATGAGACCGGTCATACATTGTTTTCAATAATATATATTTGAACATGCGCATGTGATCGAAATCGTTTCTGCCTTATATTTCTAGTTCATCAAATCCAAAGGAGGAGTTAACCAGTTCATTAATTCATCGCAAAAGATATCATGTGGAACAATTTGATTGAACGTTATAGACGTTGTTTTTGAATGATCGTGACTACCGCCTGAATAGATACCTTAATAATAAAACAAAAAAAGGGCAAGTCCTTAATATTATGAAAGTTTTGATTGATTTTAATGGAATTTTTCAGTGACACTGTTCAATTCCAGAGTCATTTGCTAGCATATTAAATTAGGTCTTATTAGGCTGTTCATTTTATAGATCACAGTTCAATTTTTCACTAGTGTGTTTTTCTATTTATATACTAAATAACTAAATGACCTTTAATTAAACTGAAATATTATATGAATATAATATACGTAATATTCTGAAAATTAGGTTGACCCAACAACCCGTATACAGTATGTTTATGTAAAGACTAAATTATGTATTGGTAACAAGTTAGTTTAAAGATTTGACTTAAATTTATTGGAGGAAAGAAAAATGCATCTCAATCCTTCTACGTTATCAGAAAGTGAATTATATAAACTAATGAGCGGGGCTGTATCCCCAAGGCCCATTGCATGGGTTTCAACTGTAAGCAAAAAAGGTTTATTTAATCTGGCTCCTTTTAGTTTTTTCACAGTTGCTTCCTCAAAGCCCCCTATGCTCTGTATTTCTATTGGATCAGGAGAAGGGGATCGAAATGGGATACCCAAAGACACGTTAACAAATATCAGGGATACATATGAATTTGTTGTTAATTTTGTACCTTATAATTTAATTCAAGAAATGGAGAAAAGTTCTAAAAATTATGACCCGTGTATAGATGAGTTTATTGTGGCAGGTGTGAATAAGCTAAAAAGCACTATAGTAAATCCTCCTGGTGTAAAAGAGTCACCTATTCAGTTTGAGTGTAAACTCGAGAACATCATTCCATTAGGGAAGGATCATTTAGTCATTGGTAAGGTTGTACATATCTGTGTACAAAATGAATCCTATCAAAATGGCAAACTTGATTTGATAAAATTACAACCAGTAGGACGATTAGCAGGAAACTACACACATATACAAAATATTTTTACACTTTAATCAATTAATACAACAAAAAATAATGGTTGTATAATATATAAAAATAATATTCTAAATTTTTAGAAAATTGGGTTGACCCATCAACCTGTTATATGTTACATTCTTAAATAGATTAAGCCTCTTTGTAAAATTGACCCAACTTATTCCAACTAGACCAACAAAACTCCAACTATAGCAGTAGACGACTCCAAATGCACGCAAACTTCAACTAGTTCAACAAAAAGAAAACCAAAAAAACTTCATATTAATTAAAGGGTGGGGTAAATGAAGGAAAAACCGCAAAGAAAAAGAATTCTGATAGCCTCCAACACATTTGAAACTGAAAATGGGGCATATGAGGTGCTTCGAGAATTAGATTGTGAAGTAATTACAATCCCCGCAGGTGAGAGAAAGAAATGGACAGAGGATGATCTAGCCAAGGCCATTAAAGGTTTTGATGGAGCTATTCTCGGGGGGGATCACACC from Neobacillus sp. CF12 encodes:
- a CDS encoding sugar ABC transporter substrate-binding protein — encoded protein: MLKKGKMILVICAVISVMVLGLISVTLADKKPTVVVVLKAGDSQYWKIMKAGMEKGFKDFGIDGKVMEPSEATPQEQVELLMKTYKEKPDLIITAPYSSSVGPTLETLTDIPILLVDTDLTIKNKTAYIGTDNDDLGKKAGAFLASQLQPGDKVAIIGGDLSFPVFRERVEGATHSLQNAGIEIAFTKTGISDDPKAVQKAITMVLRDHPDIKGVVTSHDTIAFPVITELKKQGLSIPVIGPDGLTDMLALIADETLPGTMAQNPYDMGYLSVETALKVLKGENVEPFVDSGVDIIIKENAQHRLNFYEKIVK
- a CDS encoding mechanosensitive ion channel family protein — translated: MKLIYDRLLEYGMDPDLTDFLAVMILILFIGILCIVTNFITKKVVLRVITHIITNNKIEWDNVLLERKVFHRLSHIVPAIIVYYFSSTFPDFQSVIEKGAVIYIIIVGLMVTNSFLEAFNDIYLTFEISKIKPIKGYIQVIQISIFILGGIVIIANLMGESPFILLSGIGALSAVLLLVFKDSLLGLVAGIQLAANDMVRVGDWIEMPKYDADGDIIDISLNTVKVQNFDKTITTIPSYALISDSFKNWRGMQVSGGRRIKRSLFIDTKSIKFCTEEMIEKFKTIQYLSEYITSKEQEIAEYNTRHEINLDNPVNGRALTNIGVFRAYMNYYLQHHPGISQEMTLLVRQLAPTENGLPLEIYAFTNDIRWDVYESIQSDIFDHLFAVAPEFELLIFQNPSGNDFRNMMEDFGGKIRGRGTDNYS
- a CDS encoding Ig-like domain-containing protein, giving the protein MVKIRSNKGLKATSSILLTASLLFSGFPNMTNANEVNPSSTAVSIYDSIQPGVDWRDTEGNLIEAHGGSVQKLNEKEIDFDVDGDGNLTKDFWFWYGEDKTSATRPVEGVKAYVSEDLYNWKDMGTVLRMHDKLPVNVSESGTELEYNAASLAELKEWGNLTEPTADVTQSQITMAKDFLEAYVTKWTEKENRIAEEYDETNLRLAFENLYGRYNITERPKMLYNKQTGKFVIAYHADGPTYQNTDLVKWVKNGARPNDLNTGSRYGKALMAFAESDTPFGPFKLVTATRMNWTEGVTPSDRYGESRDYTVFVDYGKDVNNDSVDDAYAVYSSEMNAEMYVSLLNSEYTGPAVAGGEAVPGTDYNYRALPDQHREASSVLYYNGYYYMLTSGTDGWNSTNVIYYRSKTMILPVGEKWERVGDPFAKAGTKGYDSQPTSIITVDAEKGQFIYMGDRWRISSNGSAGPNSRYVWLPIQVSTNHTINIEYYDRWNPASEWLYYNVTINTEIPEKVLVGEIPNLPSTVNVTTTKDTTFDTPVTWSYNPEDFTKKGSAVVEATFPEIRNKVVRLEIQVVPPLDLGEVELNSNVFLYGNQYSLSTSVDNNTDSTKTVTISANTPSGWISTPVTVLLDSMESKEVTIPVTPPKVAEPGLFKLAVSASDDSNKIEKEVEILAVPKAEDLLYAFDAGTASSTVFEQFKRLSPLEKWDTGKGYGWIGTVPDSRDRGTVDALRRDFIANFSPATLGLTVPAGYHTVYVLSGDRQYSQNTTVISVDGTKVAETGGTAAGEYKMMPFVVNGGEFGKIVELQFSGNSKNHWIFNSVMVLEGIPTSVDEMISLVGRYKSEGEFANNGVEQSLQAHLNSVSHFEQKGDLEKAVHHLNNFKQMLDHHKKQEFISEKAFGILNANVTYLVKKWN
- a CDS encoding flavin reductase family protein produces the protein MHLNPSTLSESELYKLMSGAVSPRPIAWVSTVSKKGLFNLAPFSFFTVASSKPPMLCISIGSGEGDRNGIPKDTLTNIRDTYEFVVNFVPYNLIQEMEKSSKNYDPCIDEFIVAGVNKLKSTIVNPPGVKESPIQFECKLENIIPLGKDHLVIGKVVHICVQNESYQNGKLDLIKLQPVGRLAGNYTHIQNIFTL